The Raphanus sativus cultivar WK10039 chromosome 2, ASM80110v3, whole genome shotgun sequence DNA segment TggaagatttaaaatatatcaacCTGATTCATCTTCCCATGTATAGGAATTAACGATATGGACTTCAGGGTAGGGATTTTTGAAAGCACTTGTCCCCAGTAATTAACAGAAGCACATGTTATGAAGTATCTGCAAAGATAATACGTACTTAATACTATCTGTAAGGATTATTAGTCAGCGCTAAAATGTTTTGAACTCACACAAtaagctttttatttttgttctctATCAGGAGATCCACTAGTTGTGATGATTTTTTATCTGCTTCGCATACCAAATACTGCACAAtagacaagaagaaaaaaactcaataaTTTGCTAGAAAAGTTagtggaatatatatatatatatatatatatattatatatacgcACACAGGATAATTTAGTATTGAGCTTACAATACCTCAAGATGAAGACCAGAAGGCGTTTTTGAGTGTGTGAATTGCTGCGATGATGATTCTGACGCACGAACCTCAACTCTCACGGGGTTCCTAAGCCCAGCCTTGGCGAGCTCTTCAACAGCTTCTGTCTGCGTAGCTGAAAAGAGGCCAGTCCTACGTTGCTTCGGTAATCGAGAGATAATGTAATTCACCTGCTTCTTGAACCCCATGTCCAAAAGCCTATCCGCCTCGTCTAAAATAAGAATCTCAACGTGCCGGAAATCAAGAACTTCCATACGTTGCATTATGTCCGAAAGCCTTCCAGGCGTGCCGATCAAGATATTGCCTCCTCCTTCTTCGAGAGTATCCATGTCGGCTTTGACCTTGCGTCCTCCGACAAGCAGCACAGAGTTCACGTTTGTCATAGTCGAAACAAACGGCTGCGCCACTTTAAATATCTGTGCTGATAGCTCTCTTGTAGGAGATATAATCACTCCCATAACCTGTCATTTAATCTCATCAACATATatgaatccaaaaaataaaaataattttcagattAGTCTGCGGATTCTTCTAACCTGGTGAGGCTTGGGAGGATATGACGTGGATCTACGGATGATTTCAACGAGCGGGACGAGGAAAGCTAGGGTTTTTCCAGAACCGGTGGCTGCGTCGACGGCAACATCTTTGTAGCCGCAGAATAAAGGGATCGTCGCGACCTGAACGGGAGTGCAGAACTCGAAACCGGAGTCAAGCGCCGCCTTGATGGTATCGTCAGATAAGGGAGGTTTGAGGTCAGCGAAACACGTTCCTGTTATCGCTCTCTGCGATGAATCCATGACAGACTTCCACAGTTTTAGCGTGCCTCACACTCTATCTTTTAGGGTATCAAGTGGCCGGCCCTTTTATTTTATAAGCGCCGGCATAAAACGCACCGTATTcattggttcggtttggttttgtatTGGATTTCGAAACCCGAAATTAAATACTGATCCGGTGATCAATCTGGATCCAAACCACTGCAAACTACACGCTGTttaagaaaacacaaacaacaCAACTTGCAAATGCATTATtgaaatagatttttttttttttaattattgaaataGATAGACGAAAGCATCTAGTTCTACCAGAGTCTTTCAAGGCTTCTCTATACTTCGCCTTAGCCACTTTGAACAACCATCCGGCCAACTCTCCCCTGTGTACATCTCTTCATCCTAGCAAAAGCCAAAGGAACTGCAAGTCTATCAAACTGAATAAAAACCATGTTTGGATCAGGTTTGGTTATGG contains these protein-coding regions:
- the LOC108841016 gene encoding DEAD-box ATP-dependent RNA helicase 18-like — encoded protein: MDSSQRAITGTCFADLKPPLSDDTIKAALDSGFEFCTPVQVATIPLFCGYKDVAVDAATGSGKTLAFLVPLVEIIRRSTSYPPKPHQVMGVIISPTRELSAQIFKVAQPFVSTMTNVNSVLLVGGRKVKADMDTLEEGGGNILIGTPGRLSDIMQRMEVLDFRHVEILILDEADRLLDMGFKKQVNYIISRLPKQRRTGLFSATQTEAVEELAKAGLRNPVRVEVRASESSSQQFTHSKTPSGLHLEYLVCEADKKSSQLVDLLIENKNKKLIVYFITCASVNYWGQVLSKIPTLKSISLIPIHGKMNQNARDKALALFTEATSGVLLCTDVAARGLDIPGIDYVVQYDPPQDPKVFIHRVGRTARFGRQGRSIVFLLPKEKDYVEFLSLRKVPLQKRKCSENASDVIPIIRSVAMEDRAVSDKGLKAFVSFIRAYKKHECSHIFIWRELEIGKLAMGYGLLYLPSISEVKQHRLYSDGFTPVEGFKLQDLKFKDKSREKQRQQNLKERKEKREEEEKRVKGKKRSNNASASNDSSKVSKKRKLTGKQRQTIQTAEDEEEMALEYLLLRKQKKGLITEDEYFKRTDLIL